One region of Acidimicrobiia bacterium genomic DNA includes:
- a CDS encoding (d)CMP kinase, with amino-acid sequence MQVIAIDGPAGSGKSTVAKAVAARLGLAYLDTGAMYRAVAFAALSGGLNLADTDAVLAVAQTLDLQLDQSSCVVNGVDATEAIRGTEVTQAVSVVAALPAVRAEMVQRQRQWAQDRNGGVMEGRDIGSVVFPDAALKIYLTASEEVRAQRRAAEAGGEDVVAVAADLGRRDEVDSQRKASPLVEAEGSVVVDTSTMTIDQVVDHVVGLLK; translated from the coding sequence ATGCAGGTCATCGCCATTGATGGGCCAGCAGGGTCGGGAAAATCCACGGTGGCGAAAGCCGTGGCTGCCCGTTTAGGTTTGGCTTACCTTGATACCGGGGCCATGTATCGGGCGGTGGCTTTTGCTGCTTTAAGTGGTGGCCTCAACCTGGCCGATACCGATGCGGTATTGGCGGTAGCGCAAACTCTTGATCTGCAGTTAGACCAATCGTCGTGTGTGGTGAACGGGGTCGACGCCACCGAAGCCATCCGAGGGACTGAAGTTACCCAAGCGGTCAGCGTGGTGGCGGCTTTGCCGGCGGTGCGGGCCGAAATGGTGCAACGCCAGCGCCAGTGGGCGCAAGACCGTAACGGTGGGGTCATGGAAGGCCGTGACATTGGTTCGGTGGTTTTTCCTGATGCGGCGCTCAAAATCTATTTAACCGCTTCGGAAGAGGTGCGGGCCCAACGCCGAGCCGCCGAAGCCGGCGGAGAAGATGTGGTTGCCGTGGCGGCCGACCTTGGCCGTCGAGACGAAGTGGATTCTCAACGGAAAGCCAGCCCGTTGGTAGAAGCCGAAGGGTCGGTGGTGGTCGACACTTCGACTATGACCATTGACCAAGTGGTGGACCACGTGGTAGGCCTACTCAAATGA
- a CDS encoding 1-acyl-sn-glycerol-3-phosphate acyltransferase, translating into MREMGRQMTWVERATYRFFWTLLWLICKVYFRFKVVGGKNLPKEEPYILSPVHRSYLDTPVGGMVTARRQRFLGKEAMWRNRPLGWFLSLVGGFPVERGTADRAALRACQEVLELGDPLVMFPEGTRRHGPVIKAEEMHAGPAFVALRAGVPIVPMGLAGTDYSMRPGSSMIKPVKVYMVLGEPLYPPTFEGRVPRQAVTDFTEELRQAMQVVFDEAQRLAGRPALPEPEEN; encoded by the coding sequence ATGAGAGAGATGGGCCGACAAATGACTTGGGTGGAGCGAGCCACTTACCGGTTTTTTTGGACGCTGCTTTGGTTGATTTGTAAAGTTTATTTCCGTTTCAAAGTAGTGGGCGGCAAAAATCTGCCCAAAGAAGAGCCGTACATTTTGTCTCCGGTGCACCGGTCTTACCTCGACACCCCGGTGGGGGGCATGGTGACCGCTCGCCGGCAACGTTTTTTAGGCAAAGAAGCCATGTGGCGCAACCGTCCGTTGGGTTGGTTCTTAAGCCTGGTGGGGGGTTTTCCGGTAGAGCGCGGCACCGCCGACCGGGCCGCGTTACGGGCTTGCCAAGAAGTGCTTGAACTGGGCGACCCGTTGGTAATGTTCCCGGAAGGCACCAGAAGACACGGCCCGGTTATCAAAGCCGAAGAAATGCACGCCGGCCCGGCCTTTGTGGCCTTACGAGCCGGGGTGCCCATTGTGCCCATGGGGTTGGCCGGCACCGATTATTCCATGCGCCCCGGGTCGTCCATGATCAAACCGGTCAAGGTGTACATGGTGTTGGGTGAGCCGCTTTACCCGCCTACTTTTGAAGGCCGGGTGCCTCGTCAAGCAGTTACTGATTTCACCGAAGAGTTGCGCCAAGCCATGCAAGTGGTGTTTGACGAAGCGCAACGCTTAGCAGGCCGCCCCGCTTTGCCGGAGCCTGAAGAAAACTAA
- a CDS encoding DUF512 domain-containing protein, translating to MSAPVVVDVATDSPAAGAGVVAGDLILSINEQVPRDVIQYQLLVDEPLVTLDIERNGQHQALTIEKMAGAPLGIEVDSPLFDQVRTCDNHCEFCFIYQLPPGMRRSLSLKDDDYRLSFLYGNFTTLTRFTEADLERVITENLSPLYVSIHATDPGKRTEMLRNRRGATSLRWLRALLDHDVTVHGQVVVCPGVNDGAWLEDTLAGVADRFPELASLCVVPLGVSRHTDEKRMRPHTVDEARVVVDLVDEWQEHFLSTLGHRLVYAADEYYLLAGRPFPPAETYGDFSMHEDGIGMARGFEMEFHDTDHQIRSQKSGFFASVDGAPAQGYRAPRTADTPVSIGARRQAPVAVLTGPLGAPIVEPLVAEVGRSDVRVVTVENQFFGGNVGVTGLMVGEDLIRVLNDEPEGHRYLLPDVCLSGGRFLDDLTPADLPRRVEVIPTDGGALRKALKQGVST from the coding sequence ATGTCCGCTCCTGTAGTGGTCGACGTTGCCACCGATTCGCCGGCTGCCGGAGCGGGCGTGGTGGCCGGAGACCTCATCCTCAGTATCAACGAACAAGTGCCTCGTGACGTCATCCAGTATCAACTGCTGGTTGATGAGCCCTTGGTGACCCTTGATATAGAACGTAACGGCCAGCACCAAGCCTTGACCATAGAAAAAATGGCGGGCGCCCCGTTGGGTATTGAAGTAGATAGCCCGCTCTTTGACCAAGTACGTACTTGCGACAATCACTGCGAGTTTTGTTTCATCTATCAATTGCCGCCCGGCATGCGTCGCAGTTTGTCGCTCAAAGACGACGACTACCGTTTGTCGTTTCTTTACGGAAACTTCACCACCTTGACCCGTTTTACCGAAGCGGACCTTGAACGAGTCATTACCGAAAACCTCAGCCCTCTGTACGTCAGCATCCACGCCACAGACCCCGGCAAACGTACCGAAATGCTACGCAACCGGAGGGGAGCCACCAGCCTGCGTTGGCTGCGGGCCCTTTTGGATCATGACGTGACAGTGCACGGCCAAGTAGTGGTCTGCCCGGGAGTCAACGACGGAGCATGGTTAGAAGACACGTTGGCCGGGGTAGCCGACCGTTTTCCCGAGTTGGCCAGCCTGTGCGTGGTGCCGTTGGGGGTAAGCCGCCACACCGACGAAAAACGTATGCGCCCCCACACCGTTGACGAAGCCCGAGTAGTGGTGGACCTGGTTGATGAATGGCAAGAACATTTTTTATCAACGCTGGGGCATCGTTTGGTTTACGCCGCCGACGAGTACTACCTGCTGGCCGGCCGGCCTTTTCCCCCCGCTGAGACGTATGGTGATTTTTCTATGCACGAAGATGGCATCGGCATGGCCCGCGGCTTCGAAATGGAATTTCACGACACCGATCACCAGATACGCAGCCAAAAATCAGGCTTCTTTGCTTCAGTAGACGGCGCCCCGGCTCAGGGCTACCGGGCACCGAGAACTGCCGATACCCCAGTAAGCATCGGAGCACGTCGCCAAGCCCCGGTGGCTGTATTGACCGGCCCGCTCGGTGCGCCCATTGTTGAACCCCTAGTGGCTGAGGTGGGGCGTAGTGATGTGCGGGTTGTCACGGTGGAAAACCAGTTTTTCGGAGGCAACGTAGGGGTAACCGGCTTGATGGTCGGTGAGGATTTGATCCGAGTATTAAACGACGAACCTGAAGGCCACCGGTACTTGTTGCCTGATGTGTGCCTCAGCGGCGGCCGTTTTCTCGACGATCTCACCCCAGCGGACCTGCCCCGTCGCGTTGAGGTGATCCCGACCGATGGGGGAGCGCTGCGAAAAGCGCTGAAACAAGGAGTCTCAACATGA
- the ispH gene encoding 4-hydroxy-3-methylbut-2-enyl diphosphate reductase, producing the protein MTVDQVLLADPRGFCAGVEMAIKALAWMVRAFDEPVYCYHEIVHNKIVVERFEAQGVVFVDSIDEVPLGAPVMLSAHGSAPKVVSQAAQVGGFTVDAVCPLVTKVHHEVKIRSKQGYQVVYVGHAGHEEAEGTIAVAPEIMHRVERPEEVADLADLGDQVALLAQTTLSHRDWEGVVEAAQERWPHLWSPGRSDLCFATTNRQAALLALVDRCDAVVVIGSTNSSNTRALVKLAEQANGPRVVWINRAAELPDDLSGVVGVTAGASAPEETVDAVLAALNPTQGVELVRYTEEDEYFPPPRNLRNLLAALRGFGGLGFGAPPAPQHFDDRSLDASVTLKTLGV; encoded by the coding sequence ATGACCGTAGACCAAGTGTTACTGGCCGACCCGCGAGGGTTTTGCGCCGGTGTAGAAATGGCCATTAAGGCATTGGCTTGGATGGTTCGAGCCTTTGACGAACCGGTCTACTGCTACCACGAGATTGTGCACAACAAAATTGTTGTCGAGCGTTTCGAAGCTCAGGGCGTGGTGTTTGTAGACAGCATCGACGAGGTGCCTCTAGGCGCTCCGGTCATGTTGTCGGCTCATGGTTCGGCACCCAAAGTTGTTTCTCAAGCCGCCCAAGTAGGCGGGTTTACCGTTGATGCGGTATGCCCGTTGGTGACCAAAGTGCATCATGAAGTAAAAATTCGCAGCAAGCAGGGTTACCAAGTGGTCTATGTGGGCCACGCCGGCCACGAAGAAGCCGAAGGCACTATTGCCGTAGCCCCAGAAATCATGCACCGGGTGGAACGCCCCGAAGAAGTCGCCGACCTCGCCGACTTGGGCGACCAAGTGGCTTTGCTAGCCCAAACAACTTTGAGCCATCGAGACTGGGAAGGGGTGGTAGAAGCAGCCCAAGAACGGTGGCCACATTTATGGTCGCCGGGGCGCAGCGACTTGTGTTTTGCTACCACTAACCGTCAAGCCGCTTTGTTGGCTCTGGTGGATCGCTGCGACGCTGTGGTGGTGATCGGCTCTACCAATAGTTCCAACACACGGGCTTTGGTCAAACTGGCCGAACAAGCCAACGGCCCTCGAGTGGTGTGGATCAACCGGGCCGCCGAGTTACCCGATGACCTTTCTGGCGTGGTCGGGGTTACCGCCGGAGCATCGGCCCCTGAAGAAACCGTTGATGCGGTGTTGGCTGCTTTAAACCCGACGCAAGGCGTGGAGTTGGTGCGGTACACCGAAGAAGACGAGTACTTTCCGCCGCCCCGTAATCTGCGCAACTTGTTGGCTGCTTTACGAGGGTTCGGCGGCTTAGGTTTTGGCGCTCCCCCGGCCCCGCAACATTTTGACGACCGATCGCTTGACGCCTCGGTGACTTTAAAAACCCTCGGGGTTTAG
- the aroA gene encoding 3-phosphoshikimate 1-carboxyvinyltransferase, which yields MTSHQVSPGGPLKGRVQVPGDKSISHRVLMLAALAHGESRITGLSNGQDVLCTLAIIEALGAQVTQDGEVLVINGGTLVSPPEALDVGNSGTGMRLLAGLLAGLGIEATLDGDASIRSRPMDRIIDPLTAMGAIVTSVDGQGHAPLTISASPLSGIEYVMPVASAQVKSAVLLAGLNAQGPTTVREPIISRAHTEELMAACGLEVTVEGLSVTVQPGRPQAFTHQVAGDPSQSAFWAVGAAIVDGSAVVVENVYQGPARTGFVEVLKRMGADLTHDPVSGDLTVCSGPLEATTVTAAEVPGLVDEVPVLAIAAACAIGTTVFEGLAELRVKESDRLATVEAMLVALGAQVEVTGDQMAVTGGPLAGGLIETHRDHRIAMAGAIAGLVASGSTRISDWDAVATSYPNFGQDLAMLRSTDV from the coding sequence ATGACCAGCCATCAGGTTTCACCGGGCGGCCCGCTAAAAGGCCGAGTGCAGGTGCCAGGCGATAAGTCCATCTCTCACCGGGTACTTATGTTGGCTGCTTTGGCCCACGGCGAATCTCGCATCACTGGCTTAAGCAACGGCCAAGACGTGCTGTGCACCTTGGCCATTATTGAAGCCCTCGGCGCACAAGTAACTCAAGACGGCGAGGTATTGGTAATCAACGGCGGAACGCTGGTTTCGCCGCCGGAAGCCTTGGACGTGGGGAACTCCGGTACCGGCATGCGTTTGTTGGCTGGGTTGCTGGCTGGGTTAGGCATTGAAGCCACCTTGGACGGCGATGCCTCTATTCGTAGCCGCCCCATGGATCGTATTATCGACCCGTTAACCGCTATGGGGGCCATCGTGACTAGCGTCGATGGGCAAGGCCATGCGCCGTTGACTATTTCTGCCAGCCCCTTGTCGGGCATTGAATACGTTATGCCGGTGGCCAGCGCTCAAGTAAAAAGTGCGGTGCTGCTGGCCGGTCTCAATGCTCAAGGCCCCACCACCGTTAGAGAACCCATCATCAGTCGTGCCCACACCGAAGAACTAATGGCAGCCTGCGGTCTTGAGGTAACCGTTGAGGGGCTTTCGGTGACCGTGCAACCCGGGCGACCACAAGCCTTCACCCACCAAGTAGCGGGCGACCCTTCGCAATCTGCCTTTTGGGCGGTGGGAGCGGCCATCGTGGACGGCTCAGCGGTGGTTGTCGAAAATGTGTATCAGGGCCCGGCTCGCACCGGTTTCGTCGAGGTGCTTAAGCGCATGGGCGCCGACTTAACCCACGACCCAGTTTCTGGCGACCTCACCGTATGTTCTGGCCCGTTGGAGGCCACCACGGTGACGGCCGCCGAAGTACCGGGCCTCGTAGATGAAGTACCGGTGCTAGCTATCGCCGCCGCTTGTGCCATCGGCACCACGGTGTTCGAAGGCTTGGCTGAACTGCGGGTAAAAGAAAGCGACCGCCTGGCCACCGTAGAAGCCATGCTGGTGGCTCTGGGCGCACAGGTTGAGGTAACCGGCGACCAAATGGCAGTAACCGGCGGCCCATTGGCTGGGGGCCTTATAGAAACACACCGCGATCACCGCATTGCTATGGCCGGGGCTATTGCCGGTTTGGTGGCTTCTGGCAGCACCAGAATCTCGGATTGGGATGCGGTGGCCACCAGTTACCCAAATTTCGGGCAAGATTTAGCCATGTTGCGAAGCACAGACGTCTGA
- a CDS encoding prephenate dehydrogenase/arogenate dehydrogenase family protein, translating into MKRRATVAGVGLIGGSIGMALRQQGWQVSGVDPHQGHLDSGLELGAIDTIGWDDQAEIVFVATPVALIAEVAGQALAEAPQALVTDAGSVKAALVAAVNDPRFVGGHPMAGSEQEGVDGARSDMFADSNWVLTPTETTDDQVFAAVRQVVASLGAEVVTLSPSRHDALVAIVSHVPHLTAATLMGLATASSEEHYAVLRLAAGGFRDMTRIAAGHPGIWPDICAENQAAITEVLDSLINDLSAVREEVAQSDRPALLQRLERARTARISLPTGAPRPSELVEVRVPVLDRQGELAAIFALATDLDVNIYDLEIAHSSEGDRGVALLIVEASLGERLKGGLMASGYRPTSQPLA; encoded by the coding sequence ATGAAACGCCGCGCCACGGTGGCCGGGGTGGGCCTCATCGGAGGCTCTATCGGTATGGCCCTGCGCCAACAAGGCTGGCAAGTCAGCGGCGTAGACCCGCACCAAGGGCATCTGGATAGCGGTTTGGAACTCGGCGCCATTGACACCATTGGTTGGGATGACCAAGCGGAAATAGTTTTTGTGGCCACCCCGGTGGCTTTGATCGCCGAAGTAGCCGGCCAAGCGCTGGCCGAAGCACCCCAAGCCTTGGTGACCGATGCGGGCAGCGTTAAAGCCGCCTTAGTGGCCGCCGTAAATGACCCTCGTTTTGTAGGCGGCCACCCCATGGCCGGCTCAGAACAAGAAGGCGTAGATGGGGCACGCTCCGACATGTTCGCCGACAGCAACTGGGTGTTGACCCCCACCGAAACCACTGATGACCAAGTGTTCGCCGCAGTGCGCCAGGTGGTGGCCTCGCTAGGGGCCGAAGTGGTGACCTTGTCGCCAAGTCGCCACGATGCGCTGGTAGCCATTGTGTCGCACGTGCCGCACCTCACCGCGGCCACTCTGATGGGTTTAGCCACTGCGAGTTCCGAAGAGCATTACGCCGTGTTGCGGTTGGCCGCTGGCGGTTTTCGCGACATGACTCGTATCGCCGCTGGGCACCCCGGTATTTGGCCCGATATTTGCGCCGAAAACCAGGCAGCGATCACCGAAGTGTTGGATTCTTTAATAAATGACCTGTCTGCCGTCCGTGAAGAGGTCGCACAATCTGACCGTCCGGCATTGTTGCAACGCCTCGAACGAGCCCGCACGGCCCGCATTAGCCTGCCCACCGGTGCTCCCCGACCTTCTGAGTTGGTGGAGGTGCGGGTGCCAGTACTGGACCGTCAAGGTGAGTTAGCGGCCATCTTTGCTTTGGCTACCGACCTTGACGTCAACATCTACGACCTAGAAATTGCTCACTCTTCGGAAGGCGACCGCGGGGTGGCTTTGCTTATCGTCGAAGCCTCTCTGGGGGAACGACTTAAAGGCGGTTTGATGGCTAGCGGTTACCGGCCAACCTCGCAACCGCTGGCATGA